In Trichoderma asperellum chromosome 1, complete sequence, a single window of DNA contains:
- a CDS encoding uncharacterized protein (EggNog:ENOG41), producing MSHPSPQLGMASISKEDGKAQFPNNEAGAYSTAYMQKMNPLFTGLITPPESPVRSVQSSSDDTTAQSSAPSISDVNPSSFSASKAQNALDALFAAIQDTKAETVEPNGAIFSNMALDSEPASASTTSIDFNNASEIIYSIIEQGVEEKMTEAVGHLLLNTNQLEKSLASFHRENIDIRDQNDTLSRQIDLHYRTIEQNMEEFKTQSKTMNTMIGAQADNLAATITMVSHLSQVVANLPMAINQVVYTAIQQQAQLAIRDIMFAQQQAMFSVSDISGTRRSVSSDGSSSQCTCHRGLEIESMSSMQHINSSSNSTSSNTSRGLRYSLKKLFKSSK from the coding sequence ATgtctcatccatctcctcagcTTGGAATGGCTTCCATTTCCAAGGAAGATGGCAAAGCCCAATTTCCCAACAACGAAGCCGGTGCATATTCGACGGCTTACATGCAAAAGATGAATCCTCTCTTCACAGGTCTCATTACTCCTCCTGAATCTCCGGTGCGATCTGTTCAAAGTTCTTCAGACGATACCACAGCTCAATCTTCTGCTCCTTCAATCTCGGATGTAAATCCAAGCTCCTTTTCCGCAAGTAAAGCTCAAAATGCTTTAGATGCGCTCTTTGCCGCTATTCAAGACACCAAGGCGGAAACCGTTGAACCGAATGgtgccatcttctccaacatGGCCTTAGACTCAGAACCAGCTTCCGCTTCTACGACATCCATCGACTTCAACAATGCCAGTGAGATCATATACTCCATCATTGAACAAGGGGTAGAGGAGAAGATGACTGAGGCAGTCGGTCATCTGCTCTTAAATACAAATCAACTGGAGAAGTCTCTGGCATCGTTTCATCGCGAGAACATCGACATACGGGATCAAAATGACACATTGAGCCGCCAAATTGACCTTCACTATCGCACCATTGAACAAAATATGGAAGAGTTCAAGACACAATCCAAGACCATGAACACCATGATCGGAGCTCAAGCCGATAATCTCGCCGCAACCATTACCATGGTCAGCCACCTCTCTCAAGTAGTCGCGAATCTCCCCATGGCTATCAACCAAGTAGTCTACACTGCAATTCAGCAACAGGCTCAGCTAGCTATTCGCGACATCATGTTTGCTCAGCAACAGGCCATGTTCTCTGTCTCTGATATTTCTGGCACCAGACGGTCTGTCTCTAGCGATGGAAGCTCTAGCCAGTGCACTTGTCATCGTGGCTTAGAAATCGAGTCTATGTCATCAATGCAGCATATCAATAGCTCCTCTAACAGCACTTCTTCGAATACCAGTCGAGGCTTACGATacagcttgaagaagctgttcAAGTCTAGCAAGTAG
- a CDS encoding uncharacterized protein (EggNog:ENOG41) has protein sequence MPPKKANTSDTTSVNGLSENELRFIKAVFDNMTQKPDADWDKVAGDLGLKDAKCAKERFRQMSVRHGWRPNAQAGLGSSPSKGKNSNDVTGPSGDGKVTKKLRVRTPKKMVAKKEESSGSDVKKSEDEDTKPDVGLKDEEDDGPF, from the coding sequence ATGCCTCCCAAGAAAGCAAACACCTCCGACACCACCTCTGTCAACGGCCTCAGCGAGAACGAACTCCGCTTCATCAAGGCCGTCTTCGACAACATGACCCAAAAGCCCGACGCTGACTGGGATAAAGTCGCTGGTGACCTGGGTCTCAAGGACGCCAAGTGTGCCAAGGAGCGCTTCCGCCAGATGTCTGTCCGTCACGGCTGGCGCCCCAACGCCCAAGCCGGTCTGGGCAGCAGCCCCAGCAAAGGGAAGAATAGCAACGATGTCACGGGCCCCTCTGGTGATGGCAAAGTGACCAAGAAGCTGAGAGTGAGAACCccaaagaagatggtggctaagaaggaggagagctCGGGTTCGGAtgtgaagaagagcgaggatgaggatacTAAGCCGGATGTGGGACTaaaggatgaggaagatgatggtcCTTTTTGA
- a CDS encoding uncharacterized protein (EggNog:ENOG41), with protein MLIPDDPAEQVRFLVSCIGHTTNGRPDFNLVAEELGIVSKAAAQKRYERMLKANGVNSSKPAAKSSTGDGKTPTTPVKRKPAGASGGSAKKKTRATKKEESDDDTKDPKLVSKPTKGVKKEPKEEPKDEYDSPLSDVPDTGADSDAGTSFDSA; from the exons ATGTTAATTCCAGACG ATCCCGCTGAGCAAGTCCGCTTCCTTGTGTCCTGCATTGGTCACACCACCAACGGAAGA CCCGACTTCAATCTCGTCGCTGAAGAGCTTGGAATTGtttccaaggctgctgc TCAGAAGAGATATGAGCGAATGCTCAAGGCAAATGGAGTGAATTCTTCCAAGCCTGCAGCTAAATCCAGCACTGGAGATGGCAAGACGCCGACTACCCCAGTCAAACGCAAGCCAGCTGGAGCATCTGGAGGCAGcgccaaaaagaagactaGAGCTActaagaaggaagaaagtgACGATGATACCAAAGACCCAAAGTTGGTCTCCAAGCCCACCAAGGGCGTGAAGAAAGAGCCCAAGGAAGAGCCCAAGGACGAATACGACTCCCCTCTCTCTG ATGTTCCCGACACTGGCGCGGACTCTGACGCTGGCACAAGTTTTGATTCGGCCTAG
- a CDS encoding uncharacterized protein (EggNog:ENOG41): MGTPAKKTPSKGRTAAHDRRSPSKALKLEQNALPEKIKTPNSVPRDTTYSHNLPTDEQKKGNGRVTGRSLIMWNRPRMAEKLILHLHYECVRHKVNIPWDAIAHRLRPGSSGAAVLQHVNRLRKELLAEGHMVPPPAQKASPLTPFDPSIRGYVRDSSGDNKHATRAVGFDEKLDDAKINLPDALDALEEVDEDESAHLSFSTLEDDIQVPVTPTPVRHAAPRRPMSAPHYSMNAQGFQLGAGEDAQQFNFAPPNFTLKGTEPLSTKNLSPIDKQTQQNMSGSNLFDPFTGNFSYPPVRPSHGQISPGGHVLRDGCQQPFFMGNPFYGHYAGYYGMGHPGFMPIPPYNFTLPSPPAPAVPGQPAEKQSPLSSPLAVKEREASVSPVSSPVESQVPAFQPETSRPVADTPKEQELDELDAALAYNEELFGHDGLFGCNELFNHEEPFSHDLLLEFLNSN, translated from the exons ATGGGTACTCCAGCCAAAAAGACTCCTTCCAAGGGACGCACCGCTGCTCACGACCGTCGATCTCCTTCCAAGGCATTGAAACTCGAGCAGAATGCCCTGCCTGAGAAAATCAAGACTCCGAACTCTGTTCCGCGGGATACCACTTATTCCCACAATCTTCCTACTGATGAGCAGAAGAAAGGTAATGGACGAGTTACTGGACGCAGCCTGATTATGTGGAACC GACCTCGCATGGCAGAGAAGCTCATTCTCCACCTTCACTACGAATGTGTCCGCCACAAGGTTAACATTCCTTGGGATGCCATTGCTCATCGCCTCCGTCCTGGTTCATCAGGTGCGGCGGTCTTGCAGCACGTCAATCGCCTCCGCAAGGAGCTTCTTGCTGAGGGACACATGGTCCCTCCCCCAGCCCAGAAAGCATCTCCTCTTACTCCCTTTGATCCTAGCATCAGAGGGTATGTTCGTGATTCCTCTGGGGATAATAAACATGCCACTCGAGCTGTAGGTTTTGATGAAAAGCTGGATGATGCTAAGATCAATCTTCCTGATGCTCTTGATGCATTGGAAGAagttgacgaagatgagtCTGCTCACTTGTCATTTTCTACTCTTGAGGACGATATACAGGTCCCGGTTACACCAACTCCTGTCCGACATGCAGCTCCACGTCGCCCCATGTCTGCTCCTCACTACAGCATGAATGCACAGGGCTTCCAACtcggagctggagaagacgcCCAGCAATTTAATTTTGCCCCTCCCAATTTCACGCTCAAGGGTACTGAG CCTCTGAGCACCAAGAATCTTTCCCCCATTGACAAGCAGACTCAGCAAAACATGAGTGGAAGCAATCTCTTTGATCCTTTTACGGGAAATTTCTCTTATCCTCCCGTTAGACCTAGCCATGGACAGATCAGCCCTGGCGGACACGTGCTTCGCGATGGCTGCCAGCAGCCCTTTTTCATGGGAAATCCCTTTTATGGCCATTACGCAGGTTACTATGGTATGGGCCACCCAGGCTTTATGCCAATTCCTCCCTACAATTTCACTCTGCCTTCTCCTCCCGCTCCAGCTGTCCCTGGCCAGCCCGCTGAGAAGCAATCTCCACTGAGCTCCCCCCTCGCTgtcaaagagagagaggcctCAGTCTCTCCTGTTTCTTCTCCTGTTGAAAGTCAAGTCCCGGCATTTCAACCAGAGACTTCGCGACCTGTGGCGGACACCCCCAAGGAACAAGAACTTGACGAGCTTGAT GCTGCTCTGGCATACAATGAAGAGCTATTTGGTCACGACGGACTGTTTGGCTGCAACGAGCTCTTTAACCATGAGGAGCCATTTAGCCACGACTTGCTTCTCGAATTCCTTAACTCGAACTAG